The following nucleotide sequence is from bacterium.
ACCTCGTCGTGCGCGGGGCAGTGAAGCTCGCGTGCCGGGGCTGGAACCGCCGCTGCGTCGCCGTGCAGCTGGTCGAGCCCGGAGGGATCTGCGGCGTCCCCTGGTCGTTCGACGCCGCCGCACGACGCCAGTTCCGGGCCGTCGCGCACGGACCGGCCCGGGTGGCGACCATCGGCCGCGAGGTGGTGGAGCGGGTGCTGGCGATCCTGTCGCCCGCGCATCGCCTGCGCCTCGTCTCGCACGGCTGGCGCGCGGTGTCGGGGCTGCTCGTGGACCGCTGCCTCGATCTCGTGCGACGGCTCGACGATCGCCTCGAGCACCGGCTGGCTGTGCTGGCAAGTGCCCACGGCGTGCCGCATGGGGACGGCCGCACGCGCATCGGCGTGCGCCTCAGGTCGCAGGATCTGGGTGAGCTCGTGGCGGCCGCACCGACCTCGGTACGCCACGCGATGATCCGCCTGCGGGCGCGCGGGCGTCTCGCCAGGTGCGGAGGGTATCTCGTCGTGCCGACGCCCGACGGTCCCGCAGCCCCCCCGGCGTCGTGCCTCGTGCGCCCGAGCCACGGGCCGCGCAGCGCCACCGTGCTGCGGGCCCGGACACGCGAGGTACTGATGGGGCTCTGCGCGAGCCTGAGCTTGACGGCCGAGGCCGTCGACCTCCTCGTCGGCTCGGCCCGCGTCGTCTGGGCCGCACGCGGAGACGATCTGATCGAGGGCGATGACGTCGGGCTCGTCCTCGAGGGCTCCGTGCGCGTGGAGGTCGGCGTGCCGCGCACCGGGCCGATCGTGCAGATCGTCGCGGCCGGACAGTTCGTACGGCTGACCGGCGGCAACGTGGCGTTTGCGCGCGCCGTTGCGCACGAGCATGCCGCCGTCGCCTGCTTCGACCGGGCGACCGTGACCGCCGCGCTCGGCCGGCTGCCTGCGTCCGGCATGCTGCGGTTGTTCGCGCACAGCGCCCGGGCGCTGTCGCGGCATCTGCACGACCGCACCGTTCTCGCGACCATGCCGCTCGCGGCGCGCGTGCGCCTTGCCCTCCTCGGGCTCGGGCGGGACTTCGGCGAGCAGTCCGGGGATGGGCTTCGGCTGAGCATCCGACTCACGCACGGCCAGCTCGCCCGCCTGGCGGGCAGCTCCCGCAGCGCCGTGTGCCGCGCCCTCGGCCGGCTCGCCGACGAGCGCAAGGTGGCGGTGGAAGACGGGCATTTCATGCTGCCCGGTGTGGCGCACGAGGTCGCGTGACGCCGCCCGAGGATCCGTGTCCGCGGGCACCGCACGGCCTTCCACCGTCGCGCGTCGCTCTCGTAGCCTCACCCGCATCACGCATGCCGCCGGTGGGGCGGCGAGAAGGAGGGAGGGTACGATGCGACGAACGACATGGATGGTGGCCGTGCTCGGATTGTTCCTACCGGCCGTGGCTCGAGCCATCGACGTCTCCGGTCCGTGGCACGTCGGCATCGGCTTCACGTCCAACAGCCCGCTCTTCGCCTGTCGCATGACGTTCACCACCGCCGGCTCCAGCCTATTCGTCGAGGGCGATTGCGTGCTGTCGGCCGGCACCCTGGCGGGGAGCGTCGATTCCGTGTCCGGGGCATTCGTGGTCGAGGGCGGTGAGGGCTTCTGCCGCCCCGCGCAGCTGGCGGGCGTGGTCGCACCGGACGGTGCCAGCTTCACCGGGACGATGAGCTGCTCCTCGTCCACCTTCACGCTCTTCGTCACCGGGTCGCGATGCGGCAACGGCAGACTCGACCCCGGTGAGGGGTGCGACGACGGCAATCGGGACGCGGGCGACTGCTGCTCGAGCAGCTGCCGGCCCGATCCCGCCGGCAGCACGTGCGACGACGGGAACGTGTGCATGCACGGCGTGTGCGACGGTGCCGGCTCGTGCGAGCGTACCGAGGTGTCCGGTCCCTGCGACGACTTCGAGGCCTGCACCACGGACGACACCTGCATCGCCGGCGTCTGTATCGGGACTACGGCGCCGAACGGCACCCGGTGCAACGACTTCGACGCCTGCACCGGCGATGGAACCTGCTTCGGCGGCTTCTGCTACGAGGGGGAGCCGATCGACTGCGGCCCGTGCCGGTCGTGCGACTTCTTCCAGGGCTGCGTCGATCGGGCCAGCTTCGCTTGCGAGCCGATCCCGGCGGCTTCGCAGCTGCGCGTCGCCGACGCCGTTCGTGATCGCGACGACGCGCTGCGACTGCGCTTCGTGCCCGCCACGTCGGTCGACATCTCGGATTTGGGCGATCCACGTCGGGCGACCGAGTGGGAGGTGTGCGTCCACGATGGCTTCGGATTCGGCAGGCTTCTCGCCAGCGTTCGGGTTCCTGCCGGCGGACGGTGCAACGGCCGTCCCTGCTGGCGCGGGCTGCGCCGCGGCTATCGCTACGGTGATCGTGTCGGGCGACAGGACGGCGTCCGGTCGATGACGCTGCAGGCGGGGACGGCCGGCCAAGCGCGGGTCGAGCTGCGCGCGCGCGGTGAGGGGCTCGATCCCGGCCCGCTTCCGGCGGCGCTCGGGGTGCTCGCCCAGATCCGCTCGTCCGACGGCACCTGCTGGGAGACGTCCTGGTTCGATGCGCTCCGTAACGGCCCCCTCGAGCTGCGGCTGGCGCAGGATGATCGCTAGTCGTCACGGGCCCTGAACCCCTCCAGGGCCCATCGCCCCGGGACGGCCGGTGACCGTCCCGGGGCGCGGCGAGTCTCCGCCCTCGGAGCCTCCGCTCCCGCAGGCGCACATTTCGTCGCTGCGGCGCAGAATCCCATGGACAGGGGATGACGCGACACGTTACGGTCACCCTGCCCGAGAGAGGTCCGAGATGCTGGGTGGTCGCGTCGCGCTGCTGCTGTTCGTTCTCGTCTCCCCGTGCGCGACTCCCGGCCGCGCGTCGGCCGAGGCCGGCGCCGCCGCCGAGGCCAGCCGGGACGGGGTCGCGGGCCGGGTCGCCCGCACGCCGGATCGGGTCATCCTGCGCCTGCGCGACGGCGTCGACGTCTGTCTCGCCTGTCGCTGGGCGGCCGGGCAGTCGATCACCGGGCTGCCCCCGGGCAGCCGGCTCGCGGAGCTGCTGCGCGCGCGCGGCGTGCGCGGCATCCGCCCCCTGATCCCGGTTCGCCGCGGCGACCTGCACGCCGAGCCCCATGCGACGGCACGCGCGCGGCGTCGTGCCGCGCAGGCGCGCTTCCCGGAGCGGCGGCGGCGATCGGTCGCGGAGCCGCGGGTCACCGACTGGAGCCGCACCTGGGTGGTCGAGCTGCGACGCGACCCCGACATGGCGGCGGTGGCGGCGGAGCTGGCGCGCGACGCCGCGGTCGCGAGCTGCGAGCCCGACGCGGTGGTCGAGATCGCCGCGCTGCCGAACGATCCGTTCCTCGCCAGCCAGGGCAGCTGGGGGCAGCCCTTCGACGATCTCTGGGGCCTGAGACGCATCGGCGCGCCCGCCGCCTGGGACGTCGCCAAGGGAGCCGGCGTGGTGGTCGCGATCGTCGATACCGGGATCGATCACACCCATCCGGACATCGCCGCGAACGTGTGGGCGAACCCCGGCGAGATCCCCGGCAACGGCATCGACGACGACGGCAACGGCTACGTCGACGACGTGCGCGGCTGGGACTTCTACGGCAACGACCCGAGCCCGCTCGACGAGAACGGCCACGGCACGCACGTCGCGGGCATCCTCGCCGCCACCGGTGACAACGGCATCGGCGTGATCGGCGTCGCCCACCAAGCGACGGTGATGCCGGTGGCCGTGCTCGGCCCGCTCGGCACCGGCTTCGTGTCCGACCTGGTGCGCGGCGTCGCCTACGCCGTCGACAATGGCGCCGACGTCCTCAACCTGAGCCTCACGGCGCCGCGCACGCAGGCGCTGGCCGCCGCCCTCGCCGACGCCCACGCGGCGGGCGTGGTGATCGTCGCCTCGGCCGGCAACGGCGGCACCGACGTTCGCCGTGCGTTCATCGCGGCGTCGACGGCCACCATCGCGGTCGCGGCGTCGAACCGCCTCGACGGCCGCGCCGACTTCTCCAACTTCGGCATCGGCGTCGACGTCGCGGCGCCCGGCGGCGGCGACCCGCCGCCCCCCGCCGCCTTCCCGGGCTCCAGCGTGCTGTCGCTGCAGAGCGCGTTCATCGTGCCGGCGGCGGCACGCGACAAGGCGCTCACCCTCACGCACGGCGGTCTCAAATACCTGCGGCTCGCCGGGACGAGCATGGCGGCGCCGCACGTCGCCGGCGCCGCGGCGCTGCTGCTGGCGTACGATCCGGGGCTGCGTGTGGAGCAGGTGCGCCAGCTGCTGCGCACGACGGCGCTCGACACCGGCCCGCCGGGGTTCGACGTCGCCGCCGGCTACGGGCGGCTCGACGTGGCGGCGGCGCTCGCGGCCGCGCCGCCGCTCGAGGCGCACATCGCCTCGCCCGGTCTCGTGACGCTGGTCGCCCCGGGCAGCATCGAGGTCGTCGGCACGGCGCGCGGGCCGGGCTTCGAGTCGTACCGGCTCGACTATCGTGCCGACGGCGACCCCGACGGCTGGGTGCCGATCGCGGGCCCGATCACGGCCGAGGTGGACGACGGGGTGCTCGCCTCCTTCGACGCCGGTGCGCTCCAGGCCGGCCGCTGGGTGCTGCGCCTCACCGCCCAGCGCGGCGCCGAGACGTTCGTCGACATGGTGAGCGTCGACGTCGAGTACGCGGCCATCACCGAGCCGAGGCTCCTCGCGGGCGTGCCCGCCGGCCCGGTCGAGATCCGCGGCACGGCCGGCGGCCCGGGCTTCGTCCGCTACCGGGTCCTGTACCGGCGGCCGGCGATCGACCCGAACCAGTGGACCGCCGTCGGCCTGTCGCCCGCCGTCGCCGAGACGCCGGTGGTCGACGGCGTCCTGGCGACGCTCGACGCCTCGGCGCTGGTGCAGGGCGACCGCTTCGATTTCCGGCTGCTGGTGGAGAGCGCGGACGGCACGGTGGAGAAGGTCCGCTACGGCGTGGTGATCGACCCGACGCTGCGCCCCGGCTGGCCGCGGCAGCTCGTGCCGGTCGAGGACTCGGAGTACCTGACGGTCGCCGACCTCGACGGCGACGGGGTGATGGAGATCCTCGTCGGCTCCGGCGACGAGGTCGTGGTGTTCGAGCCGGACGGCAGCGTGCGCCCCGGCTGGCCGCAGCGCGTGACCACGCTGGCCCTTCCGCACGTCACCACGCGTGGCTCGCCGATCGTCGCGGACATCACCGGCGACGGCGCGCCCGAGGTGATCGCCACGAACCGCACCGACGTCTTCGCCTGGAGCGCGGCCGGCGAGCTGCTCCCGGGCTTCCCGGTCGCCGTCGACGTGTTCGCCGCCGGCGCCCACGACTGGCTCACCGCCGGCGACGTCGACGGGGACGGCGTCGACGAGATCGTCTGCACCGGGCTCACGGGCATCCGCGTCATCGACGGCGACGGATCGTTCGTGGGCGCGCCCATCGTCTCGTCTTTCGGCGCGCACGCCAGCGCGGTCGGCGACGCCGACGGCGACGGCGTCGCCGAGATCGCGCGCGTCGACCATCAGCGCAGCGCGAACGGCAAGGTGCGGGCGCGGGGGATGGCCGAGCTGCGACGTATCGACGGCAGGGTCCTCACGGCGCTCGCCGGCCCCATCCAACCCCTCGGGCACGTCGCCATGGCCGACCTCGACGGCGACGGGCGCCTGGAGGTCGTGTGGCTCGAGGAGGACCGCAAGCAGGTGAAGCTGAAGCCGCGCTCGGTGGCGATCGATGGGCGGCGCAAGGCCCTGCGGGCGATGCCGTTCGCGCGTCCGAAGCGGCCGTCGAGCGGCGCGCTCAGCTTCGCCGACCTGGACGGCGACGGTGCCGCCGAGGCCTACGCCTACGTCCGCGGCCTCGCCGGCGGCGAGGCCGAGACGGGCGCCTTCGTCTCGTACCGCCAGCGCACCCCGGACATGCGCTTCCCCCTGCGCCACACCATCTTCGAGACCGCTGCGACGCTGGTGGGCGGCGTCGCCATCGGCGACGTCGACGGGGACGGCGTGCAAGAGCTCGTCGCCGGTGTGGTCGGCGACACCTGCCGGCGCTGCGGGCCGGCCGGCCGGCGCCTGCGCGAAGCCGTCGTCGTGCAGCGACTCGACGGCTCGCTCCTCCCGGGCTTTCCGAAGCCCATCCCGGTGGTCGACCCGAGCGGCGACCAGCGCAGCACGACGCTCCCGATCCCGCCCGCCGTCGACGACCGCCGCTTCTCGACGCCCGCCATCGCCGATCTCGACGGCGACGGGCTGAAGGATATCCTCTGGGTCGACCCGATCGAGCACCAGCTGCTGATCTGGAACGTCCCGGGCACGCCCGGTCCCCTGCTCGCCGACTGGCCCATGTACCAGCACGACGCGCGGCACTCGAACGTCCTGCCGGCCGATTGAGCCCGCGCGCGGCCG
It contains:
- a CDS encoding cyclic nucleotide-binding domain-containing protein, which encodes MTTRLERPTDPYLLAALHTLARRVGLPGPATDVLVDCVRSTVPFGAGREIFGAGDAHDRVYLVVRGAVKLACRGWNRRCVAVQLVEPGGICGVPWSFDAAARRQFRAVAHGPARVATIGREVVERVLAILSPAHRLRLVSHGWRAVSGLLVDRCLDLVRRLDDRLEHRLAVLASAHGVPHGDGRTRIGVRLRSQDLGELVAAAPTSVRHAMIRLRARGRLARCGGYLVVPTPDGPAAPPASCLVRPSHGPRSATVLRARTREVLMGLCASLSLTAEAVDLLVGSARVVWAARGDDLIEGDDVGLVLEGSVRVEVGVPRTGPIVQIVAAGQFVRLTGGNVAFARAVAHEHAAVACFDRATVTAALGRLPASGMLRLFAHSARALSRHLHDRTVLATMPLAARVRLALLGLGRDFGEQSGDGLRLSIRLTHGQLARLAGSSRSAVCRALGRLADERKVAVEDGHFMLPGVAHEVA
- a CDS encoding S8 family serine peptidase; translation: MLGGRVALLLFVLVSPCATPGRASAEAGAAAEASRDGVAGRVARTPDRVILRLRDGVDVCLACRWAAGQSITGLPPGSRLAELLRARGVRGIRPLIPVRRGDLHAEPHATARARRRAAQARFPERRRRSVAEPRVTDWSRTWVVELRRDPDMAAVAAELARDAAVASCEPDAVVEIAALPNDPFLASQGSWGQPFDDLWGLRRIGAPAAWDVAKGAGVVVAIVDTGIDHTHPDIAANVWANPGEIPGNGIDDDGNGYVDDVRGWDFYGNDPSPLDENGHGTHVAGILAATGDNGIGVIGVAHQATVMPVAVLGPLGTGFVSDLVRGVAYAVDNGADVLNLSLTAPRTQALAAALADAHAAGVVIVASAGNGGTDVRRAFIAASTATIAVAASNRLDGRADFSNFGIGVDVAAPGGGDPPPPAAFPGSSVLSLQSAFIVPAAARDKALTLTHGGLKYLRLAGTSMAAPHVAGAAALLLAYDPGLRVEQVRQLLRTTALDTGPPGFDVAAGYGRLDVAAALAAAPPLEAHIASPGLVTLVAPGSIEVVGTARGPGFESYRLDYRADGDPDGWVPIAGPITAEVDDGVLASFDAGALQAGRWVLRLTAQRGAETFVDMVSVDVEYAAITEPRLLAGVPAGPVEIRGTAGGPGFVRYRVLYRRPAIDPNQWTAVGLSPAVAETPVVDGVLATLDASALVQGDRFDFRLLVESADGTVEKVRYGVVIDPTLRPGWPRQLVPVEDSEYLTVADLDGDGVMEILVGSGDEVVVFEPDGSVRPGWPQRVTTLALPHVTTRGSPIVADITGDGAPEVIATNRTDVFAWSAAGELLPGFPVAVDVFAAGAHDWLTAGDVDGDGVDEIVCTGLTGIRVIDGDGSFVGAPIVSSFGAHASAVGDADGDGVAEIARVDHQRSANGKVRARGMAELRRIDGRVLTALAGPIQPLGHVAMADLDGDGRLEVVWLEEDRKQVKLKPRSVAIDGRRKALRAMPFARPKRPSSGALSFADLDGDGAAEAYAYVRGLAGGEAETGAFVSYRQRTPDMRFPLRHTIFETAATLVGGVAIGDVDGDGVQELVAGVVGDTCRRCGPAGRRLREAVVVQRLDGSLLPGFPKPIPVVDPSGDQRSTTLPIPPAVDDRRFSTPAIADLDGDGLKDILWVDPIEHQLLIWNVPGTPGPLLADWPMYQHDARHSNVLPAD